In one Bryobacteraceae bacterium genomic region, the following are encoded:
- a CDS encoding carboxypeptidase-like regulatory domain-containing protein: MVSSRKLAAALAAFCLAASAQDPRGTLLGVVSDTTGAVIPAVNIRATNVETGVTATAQTNASGRYTMPYLISGTYTVTAELTGFKRFQRGGVQIRVGEPTELVIAMEVGEVTESVEVSATTPILDTASSSLGQVIDTRRVMELPTLAGNAFELALLTPGVVNGTNLRDRKPAFNNGNSQISTDGNGTYNNEFQIDGVSNTFADGAQRARVAFSPPQTAIQEFKMQTATYDASVGHTIGSLVNVSTRSGTNKLHGEAHWFVRNRAFDARNFFNNKNNTDPPVYQDNRYGASAGGPVYLPRLYNGKNKTFWFYAWEANKWIVPGQFVGTVPTAAQRQGDFSGLLAVNSSYQIYDPMSTTPAPNGRFRRTPFAGNIIPSSRLDRVGTSIVNLYPQPNQPGTVDGRNNYFNGALRSLEDYYVHIARVDHAFSENHRLFGRVHYDFWEEDKNDHFDNRINGIILNRINRGIALDDVYVLSPQMLMNIRYGFTQQEFPERRVTQGYDLASLGFSPNLTSLIDQELATVPRVTLGAFSTISPWESGDGTNSGLTHVLAANFTRLQSTHNLKFGADTRVYRAFGNRFPRQTAPDFSFANTYTRGPLDNSPAALVGQELASMLLGVPGGSMERSASYAFQSTYLGLYLHDDFKITPRVTLNLGVRYEKDWPVTERYDRMNGGFDYASASPVEAQAKINYAANPIPEIAPSQFSAKGGLLFANTGGVGRSPFLGESNNVMPRLGLAWQVDSRTVLRAGYGMFYETIGVNKTNAIQSGFAQSTPIQASLDSGITFVANNANPFPNGLLAPLGAAGGLSTFLGQSFEFYNRSRLHAYSQRWSFGLQRQFGEFVADASYVANRGVRLGMDRNLNAVPNEYLSTSPFRDQTTINYLSQTFRNPFRGTNPIYGANTSRAALLRAYPQFGNVTVEQPIGYNWYHSLQLRAEKRFSKGYTFQLAYTWSKAMEAISFLNAGDSLPYESLAGLDRPHRVAASGIYELPFGRGRRFGAGMPAAADFIAGGWQLNAVIIYQSGAALGFGNALFTGNIGDIALSSSERSVDRWFNTGAGFNRNSREQLASNLRTFPLRFGGIRGDSQHRWDISAIKYFRITEDVRFQFRAESFNALNHAILNNPNTTPTNSAFGRVTGTASPARTFQFALKLEF, from the coding sequence ATGGTTTCGTCTCGCAAGCTGGCTGCCGCGTTGGCGGCCTTCTGTCTCGCCGCGTCGGCGCAGGATCCGCGTGGCACGCTGCTAGGGGTTGTTTCCGACACGACGGGGGCCGTCATCCCCGCCGTCAACATCCGCGCCACCAACGTCGAAACGGGAGTCACGGCGACCGCACAGACCAACGCGTCCGGGCGCTACACGATGCCCTATCTGATTTCGGGCACCTACACCGTGACGGCCGAACTCACCGGGTTCAAGCGTTTCCAGCGCGGGGGCGTGCAGATTCGCGTCGGCGAACCCACCGAACTGGTGATCGCGATGGAAGTCGGCGAGGTCACCGAATCGGTCGAGGTCTCCGCCACCACGCCGATCCTCGATACGGCTTCGTCATCGCTCGGTCAGGTGATCGACACGCGCCGCGTGATGGAACTGCCCACTCTCGCCGGCAACGCGTTCGAACTGGCGCTGCTCACTCCCGGCGTCGTGAACGGAACCAATCTGCGCGACCGCAAGCCGGCGTTCAACAACGGCAACTCGCAGATCTCCACCGACGGCAACGGAACCTACAACAACGAGTTCCAGATCGACGGAGTCTCGAACACTTTCGCCGACGGCGCCCAGCGCGCCCGCGTCGCGTTCTCGCCGCCGCAAACGGCGATCCAGGAATTCAAGATGCAGACGGCCACCTACGACGCTTCGGTGGGCCACACGATCGGCTCGCTCGTCAACGTCTCGACGCGTAGCGGCACCAACAAGCTGCACGGCGAGGCGCACTGGTTCGTCCGCAACCGCGCCTTTGACGCGCGCAATTTCTTCAACAACAAGAACAACACCGATCCGCCCGTCTATCAGGACAACCGCTACGGAGCCTCCGCCGGCGGGCCGGTCTACCTGCCGCGCCTCTACAACGGCAAGAACAAGACCTTCTGGTTCTATGCGTGGGAAGCCAACAAGTGGATCGTGCCCGGCCAGTTCGTCGGCACCGTGCCCACCGCCGCGCAACGCCAGGGTGATTTCTCCGGCCTGCTCGCCGTGAATTCGAGCTACCAGATCTACGACCCCATGTCGACCACGCCGGCCCCCAACGGCCGCTTCCGCCGCACGCCCTTCGCCGGCAACATCATTCCGTCAAGCCGCCTCGATCGCGTCGGCACGTCGATCGTCAATCTCTACCCGCAGCCCAACCAGCCGGGCACCGTCGACGGCCGCAACAACTATTTCAACGGCGCGCTCCGTTCGCTCGAGGATTATTACGTCCACATCGCGCGCGTCGATCACGCCTTCAGCGAGAATCACCGCCTCTTTGGCCGCGTCCACTACGACTTCTGGGAAGAGGACAAGAACGACCACTTCGACAACCGGATAAACGGGATCATCCTGAACCGCATCAATCGCGGCATCGCCCTCGACGACGTCTACGTCCTCAGTCCTCAGATGCTGATGAACATCCGCTATGGGTTCACGCAGCAGGAGTTCCCGGAGCGCCGCGTGACCCAGGGCTACGATCTGGCGTCGCTCGGATTCTCGCCGAACCTGACTTCGCTGATCGACCAGGAACTGGCGACCGTGCCGCGCGTCACTCTCGGGGCCTTTTCGACGATCTCCCCGTGGGAATCCGGCGATGGCACCAATTCGGGCCTCACCCACGTGCTCGCCGCCAACTTTACGCGGCTTCAGTCGACGCACAACCTGAAGTTCGGCGCCGACACCCGAGTCTATCGCGCGTTTGGGAACCGCTTCCCGCGGCAGACCGCGCCGGATTTCTCCTTTGCCAACACCTACACGCGCGGGCCGCTCGACAACTCACCCGCCGCCCTGGTCGGCCAGGAACTGGCGTCGATGCTGCTCGGCGTCCCAGGCGGCTCGATGGAGCGGTCCGCCAGCTACGCTTTCCAAAGCACCTACCTTGGCCTCTACCTCCACGACGACTTCAAGATCACACCGCGCGTCACGCTGAACCTCGGCGTGCGCTATGAGAAGGACTGGCCCGTGACGGAACGATACGACCGCATGAACGGCGGGTTCGACTACGCCTCGGCGAGTCCCGTGGAAGCGCAGGCCAAGATCAACTACGCCGCCAATCCGATTCCCGAGATCGCGCCGAGCCAGTTCTCGGCCAAAGGCGGACTTCTCTTCGCCAACACCGGCGGCGTGGGCCGCAGCCCGTTCCTCGGTGAGAGCAACAACGTGATGCCCCGCCTCGGGCTCGCCTGGCAGGTGGATTCGCGCACCGTGCTGCGCGCAGGGTACGGCATGTTCTACGAGACCATCGGCGTCAACAAGACGAACGCGATCCAGAGCGGCTTCGCGCAAAGCACGCCGATTCAGGCGTCACTCGACAGCGGCATAACGTTCGTCGCCAACAACGCGAATCCGTTCCCGAACGGGCTGCTCGCTCCGCTTGGCGCCGCCGGCGGATTGTCCACCTTCCTTGGGCAAAGCTTCGAGTTCTACAATCGCTCGCGCCTGCACGCGTACTCGCAGCGATGGTCGTTCGGTCTGCAGCGCCAGTTCGGCGAGTTCGTCGCCGACGCGAGCTACGTCGCCAACCGCGGCGTGCGGCTCGGCATGGACCGCAACCTGAACGCGGTTCCGAACGAATATCTGAGCACATCGCCCTTTCGCGATCAGACCACCATTAACTACCTGAGCCAGACTTTCCGCAATCCGTTCCGGGGAACGAATCCGATATACGGGGCCAACACGTCTCGCGCCGCCCTGCTGCGCGCCTATCCGCAATTCGGCAACGTGACGGTTGAGCAGCCCATCGGTTACAACTGGTACCACTCGCTGCAACTGCGCGCCGAGAAACGCTTCAGCAAGGGCTACACATTCCAGTTGGCGTACACGTGGTCCAAGGCCATGGAGGCGATCTCGTTCCTCAATGCTGGCGACTCGCTTCCGTACGAGAGCCTCGCTGGACTGGACCGGCCTCATCGGGTGGCGGCCAGCGGCATCTACGAACTGCCTTTCGGACGAGGACGCCGGTTCGGCGCCGGGATGCCCGCGGCAGCGGATTTCATCGCCGGCGGCTGGCAGTTGAATGCCGTGATCATCTATCAGTCCGGAGCCGCCCTCGGATTCGGGAACGCGCTGTTCACCGGCAACATCGGCGACATCGCGCTGTCGTCGAGCGAGCGCAGCGTCGACCGCTGGTTCAACACCGGCGCCGGCTTCAATCGCAACTCACGCGAACAGCTTGCCTCGAACCTGCGGACCTTCCCGCTGCGCTTCGGCGGCATCCGCGGCGATAGCCAGCACCGCTGGGATATCTCCGCGATCAAGTATTTCCGCATCACCGAGGATGTGCGATTCCAGTTCCGCGCCGAGTCTTTCAACGCGCTGAACCACGCGATCCTCAATAACCCGAACACGACGCCGACCAACAGCGCATTTGGCCGCGTGACCGGGACAGCCTCGCCCGCCCGCACGTTCCAGTTCGCGTTGAAGCTGGAATTCTGA
- a CDS encoding carboxypeptidase-like regulatory domain-containing protein has translation MHLRVFLCGMALAAAVFAQDPRGTLLGVVSDTTGAVIPNVDIRATNVDTGVTATAQTNASGRYTMPYLISGTYTVTAELTGFKRFQRAGVQVRVGEPTELVISMEVGQVSESVEVSATTPILDTATSSLGQVVDQRRILELPTLAGNAFELALLTPGVVNGTNLRDRKPAFNNGNSQISTDGNGTYNNEFQIDGVSNTFADGGQRARVAFSPPQTAIQEFKMQTATYDASIGHTIGSVVNVSTRSGTNKLHGEAHWFVRNRAFDARNFFNNKANTDPPVYQDNRYGASAGAPVWIPGVYNGKNKTFWFYAWEANKWIVPGQFVGTVPTAAQRQGDFSGLLRAGSNYQIYDPQSTTPAANGRFSRTPFPGNIIPSSRLDRVGTSIVNLYPQPNQPGTSDGRNNYFNGALRSLEDYYVHIARVDHAFSENHRLFGRVHYDFWEEDKNDHFDNRINGIILNRINRGIALDDVYVLNPQMLMNVRYGFTQQEFPERRVTQGYDLASLGFSSNLTSLIDKSLATVPRVTLGAFSTISPWESGDGTNSSQTHVLAVNFTRLQATHNLKFGSDLRLYRAFGNRFPRQTAPDFSFNSTYTRGPLDNSPAAPVGQELASMLLAIPAGSMERTASYAMQNPYLGLYLHDDFKLTPKVTLNLGVRYEKDWTVTERFDRLNGGFDYTSASPVEAQAKVNYARNPIPELPASAFQAKGGLLFANSGGVGRSPFAGESNNFMPRIGLAWQFDQKTVLRAGYGMFYETIGVNKTNAIQTGFSQSTPIQASLDSGLTFIANNANPFPNGLLAPLGASGGLSTFLGQGFEFYNRARTHAYSQRWSIGLQRQFGEFVADVSYVANRGVRLGMDRDLNATPNQYLSTSPFRDTATINYLSQTFPNPFRGTNPIYGANTSRAALLRAYPQFGSVVVEQPIGYNWYHSLQTRAEKRFSKGYTFQLAYTWSKAMEAISFLNAGDTLPYEGLAGLDRPHRVAVSGIYELPFGKGRQFGANMPKAGQFIAGGWQLNAVIIYQSGNALGFGNAIFTGNIGDIALKSNERNVDRWFNIDAGFNRNSQQQLASNLRTFPIRFGGIRGDSQHRWDISAIKYFTITEDVKFQFRAESFNALNHAILNDPNTSVTNSAFGRVTGTAAPARTFQFALKLEF, from the coding sequence ATGCATTTACGGGTATTCCTTTGCGGCATGGCGCTGGCCGCTGCCGTATTCGCGCAGGATCCGCGCGGTACGCTCCTCGGCGTCGTTTCCGATACCACCGGCGCCGTGATCCCGAATGTCGATATTCGGGCGACCAACGTCGACACCGGCGTCACCGCCACGGCGCAAACCAACGCATCGGGCCGTTACACGATGCCGTACCTGATCTCGGGCACCTACACGGTTACCGCGGAACTCACCGGCTTCAAGCGCTTTCAACGCGCCGGCGTGCAGGTCCGTGTCGGTGAGCCGACCGAACTGGTGATCTCGATGGAAGTGGGGCAGGTGAGCGAGTCCGTGGAGGTCTCGGCCACCACGCCGATTCTCGATACAGCCACCTCCTCGTTGGGCCAGGTCGTCGACCAGCGCCGCATCCTCGAACTGCCAACGCTCGCCGGCAACGCGTTCGAACTCGCGCTGCTCACGCCCGGCGTCGTCAATGGGACGAACCTCCGTGACCGCAAACCGGCGTTCAACAACGGCAACTCGCAGATCTCCACCGACGGCAACGGAACCTACAACAACGAGTTCCAGATCGACGGCGTCTCGAACACCTTCGCCGACGGCGGCCAGCGCGCCCGTGTCGCCTTCTCCCCGCCACAGACGGCGATCCAGGAGTTCAAGATGCAGACGGCCACCTACGACGCCTCCATCGGCCACACCATCGGCTCCGTGGTCAACGTGTCGACTCGCAGCGGGACAAACAAGCTTCATGGAGAGGCGCATTGGTTCGTGCGCAATCGCGCCTTCGATGCCCGGAACTTCTTCAACAACAAAGCCAACACCGATCCGCCCGTCTACCAGGACAACCGCTACGGCGCTTCCGCCGGCGCGCCCGTGTGGATTCCCGGCGTCTACAACGGCAAGAACAAGACCTTCTGGTTCTATGCTTGGGAAGCGAACAAATGGATCGTGCCAGGCCAGTTCGTCGGCACCGTTCCCACCGCCGCGCAGCGGCAGGGCGATTTTTCGGGCCTCCTGCGCGCCGGCTCCAACTACCAGATCTACGATCCGCAATCGACCACGCCCGCCGCGAACGGCCGCTTCAGCCGCACTCCTTTCCCGGGCAATATCATTCCTTCGAGCCGGCTCGACCGTGTCGGCACGTCCATCGTCAATCTCTACCCGCAGCCCAATCAGCCGGGGACCAGCGATGGCCGCAACAACTACTTCAACGGCGCGCTTCGCTCGCTCGAGGACTACTACGTCCACATCGCCCGCGTCGACCACGCCTTCAGCGAGAACCACCGCCTCTTCGGCCGCGTGCACTACGACTTCTGGGAAGAGGACAAGAACGACCACTTCGACAACCGAATCAACGGGATCATCCTCAACCGCATCAACCGTGGCATCGCGCTCGACGACGTCTACGTTCTGAACCCGCAGATGCTCATGAACGTCCGCTACGGATTCACGCAGCAGGAGTTCCCCGAGCGCCGGGTGACCCAAGGATACGACCTCGCCTCGCTCGGCTTCTCCTCGAACCTGACATCGCTCATCGATAAGAGCCTGGCCACCGTTCCGCGCGTCACGCTTGGCGCGTTCTCGACGATCTCGCCGTGGGAGTCTGGCGACGGCACCAACTCGAGCCAGACCCACGTACTGGCGGTGAACTTCACCCGCCTGCAAGCCACCCACAACCTCAAGTTTGGTTCGGACCTCCGCCTCTATCGCGCCTTCGGCAACCGCTTCCCGCGCCAGACCGCGCCGGACTTTTCCTTTAACTCCACCTACACGCGCGGGCCGCTCGACAATTCGCCGGCCGCCCCCGTCGGTCAGGAACTGGCGTCGATGCTGCTCGCCATACCCGCCGGCTCCATGGAGCGCACCGCCAGCTACGCGATGCAGAACCCCTATCTCGGCCTCTACCTTCACGACGATTTCAAGCTCACTCCCAAGGTGACGCTCAATCTCGGAGTCCGCTACGAGAAGGACTGGACCGTAACCGAACGGTTTGACCGGTTGAACGGCGGCTTCGACTACACCTCGGCCAGTCCGGTGGAGGCGCAGGCAAAAGTCAACTACGCCCGCAATCCGATCCCCGAGCTTCCGGCGAGCGCCTTCCAGGCCAAGGGTGGGCTGCTGTTCGCCAACTCCGGCGGAGTGGGGCGCAGCCCGTTCGCCGGCGAGAGCAACAACTTCATGCCGCGGATCGGCCTTGCCTGGCAGTTCGATCAAAAGACCGTGCTCCGGGCGGGATACGGCATGTTCTACGAGACCATCGGCGTCAACAAGACCAACGCCATTCAGACCGGGTTCTCCCAATCCACGCCGATTCAGGCTTCGCTCGATAGCGGCCTCACGTTCATCGCCAACAACGCGAATCCGTTTCCGAATGGGCTGCTCGCACCGCTGGGCGCCTCGGGCGGCCTCTCGACGTTCCTTGGGCAGGGCTTCGAGTTCTACAATCGCGCCCGCACCCACGCCTACTCACAGCGCTGGTCGATCGGGCTCCAGCGACAGTTCGGCGAATTCGTCGCCGATGTCAGCTACGTCGCCAACCGCGGCGTGAGGCTCGGCATGGATCGCGATCTCAACGCTACGCCGAATCAATATCTCAGCACTTCGCCGTTCCGCGACACGGCGACGATCAACTACCTCAGTCAGACCTTCCCGAATCCGTTCCGCGGTACGAATCCGATCTACGGAGCCAATACCTCGCGGGCCGCTCTGCTGCGCGCTTATCCGCAGTTCGGCAGCGTCGTCGTCGAGCAGCCGATCGGGTACAACTGGTACCACTCCCTCCAGACCCGCGCCGAGAAGCGCTTCAGCAAAGGTTATACGTTCCAGTTGGCCTACACGTGGTCCAAGGCGATGGAAGCTATTTCGTTCCTCAACGCCGGCGACACGCTCCCCTACGAAGGGCTCGCCGGACTTGACCGGCCGCATCGTGTCGCCGTCAGTGGCATCTACGAACTGCCGTTCGGAAAGGGCCGCCAGTTTGGCGCCAACATGCCGAAAGCCGGACAGTTCATCGCCGGCGGATGGCAGTTGAACGCCGTGATCATCTACCAGTCCGGCAACGCGCTTGGATTCGGCAATGCGATCTTCACCGGCAACATCGGCGATATCGCGCTCAAGTCCAACGAGCGCAATGTCGACCGGTGGTTCAACATCGATGCCGGCTTCAATCGAAATTCGCAGCAGCAACTGGCGTCCAACCTGCGGACGTTCCCGATCCGTTTCGGGGGTATCCGCGGCGACAGCCAGCACCGCTGGGACATCTCGGCGATCAAGTATTTCACGATCACCGAGGACGTGAAGTTCCAGTTCCGCGCCGAGTCGTTCAACGCATTGAATCACGCGATCCTGAACGACCCCAATACCTCGGTGACCAACAGCGCGTTCGGCCGCGTCACGGGCACGGCGGCGCCGGCGCGGACGTTCCAGTTCGCCCTGAAACTCGAGTTCTGA
- a CDS encoding neutral/alkaline non-lysosomal ceramidase N-terminal domain-containing protein: MRLRTVLALLASAASLPAADSLRAGLARAEISPSDSLPHPSGAMYGYTNRRCGTATGTHDPLFAKALVLAAGDTKLAIVTLDLGSFVSERVVREARATLGIQAVLLAASHTHSAPAFLGPQGGTSPYLEAVETKILETIKQAASNLFPARMAAGRGSLQLGYNRLLPRDDGRSRALFDNLERIPYGPVDPEYTVLRVDDEQGNAKAALIHYATHAVVLGPSNCKYSADYPGVLQSKLEADLPGVQAMFVQGGAGDINPLFMARSGDEEADFKVVQKLGETLAGVTLKAVREATPLPPAAPSIEFRTATFSFADRWEKAKSIDAGIATVLVNRQVAIATMPGEPMHKLQKDWKVAAEAGLPLFYGYTYTGTGVWAGYIPDLKTAAHGGYGADASTRVEIGAGERLLQRHVVHLYDLLGMWRAEPGRP; encoded by the coding sequence ATGCGACTCCGAACCGTACTCGCGCTTCTTGCCTCCGCGGCGTCCCTCCCGGCTGCCGATTCGCTCCGCGCCGGGCTGGCCCGGGCCGAGATCTCCCCCTCGGACAGCCTGCCGCATCCTTCGGGCGCCATGTACGGGTACACGAACCGCCGCTGCGGAACGGCGACGGGAACGCATGATCCGCTCTTTGCCAAAGCGCTCGTGCTCGCGGCGGGGGACACGAAGCTCGCCATTGTGACGCTCGATCTGGGCAGCTTCGTTTCCGAGCGCGTGGTGCGCGAAGCGCGGGCGACGCTGGGAATTCAGGCTGTGCTGCTGGCGGCGTCGCACACGCACTCCGCGCCTGCGTTTCTGGGGCCGCAGGGCGGGACGTCGCCCTATCTCGAAGCCGTTGAGACGAAGATCCTCGAAACGATCAAACAAGCGGCCTCCAACCTGTTTCCGGCCCGGATGGCGGCCGGGCGCGGATCGCTGCAACTCGGCTACAACCGGCTGCTGCCGCGCGACGACGGCCGATCCCGCGCGCTGTTTGATAACCTCGAGCGCATTCCGTATGGCCCGGTGGATCCAGAGTATACGGTGCTGCGGGTCGACGATGAGCAAGGGAACGCCAAGGCGGCGTTGATCCACTACGCGACTCACGCGGTAGTGTTGGGGCCCAGCAACTGCAAGTATTCGGCGGATTATCCGGGCGTTCTGCAATCGAAGCTCGAGGCGGACCTACCCGGCGTACAGGCGATGTTCGTGCAGGGCGGCGCGGGCGACATCAACCCTTTGTTCATGGCGCGGTCCGGCGACGAGGAGGCCGATTTCAAGGTGGTCCAGAAGCTTGGCGAAACGCTGGCAGGCGTGACGTTGAAGGCGGTGCGTGAGGCGACGCCTCTGCCGCCGGCGGCGCCGTCGATCGAGTTCCGGACGGCGACGTTCTCGTTCGCCGACCGGTGGGAGAAGGCGAAGTCGATCGATGCGGGGATCGCGACGGTGCTAGTGAACCGTCAAGTGGCGATCGCGACGATGCCGGGCGAGCCGATGCACAAGTTGCAAAAGGATTGGAAGGTGGCGGCAGAGGCAGGGCTGCCATTGTTCTACGGGTACACGTACACGGGCACGGGAGTGTGGGCGGGCTACATCCCGGACCTGAAAACTGCCGCGCATGGCGGGTACGGGGCGGATGCGTCGACGCGGGTGGAGATTGGGGCGGGCGAGCGGCTGC